A genomic region of Oryza glaberrima chromosome 1, OglaRS2, whole genome shotgun sequence contains the following coding sequences:
- the LOC127762640 gene encoding protein NRT1/ PTR FAMILY 6.2 translates to MEVEKKTSAWSGGGGGGGNMVRDAVDYRGCPADRSATGGWVAAALVLGIELCERLSTMGIAVNLVTYLTGTMHLPSAAAANVVTDFMGTSFLLCLLGGFLADSFLGRYLTIAVFALVQSIGTALLAASTLVTHLRPPPGEQPTPVQMAVLYVCLYLIALGTGGLKSSVSGFGTDQFDDRDGRERAAMGLFFNRFFFFISLGTLLAVTVLVYVQDHVGRSWAYGICSAAMLAAIAVFLSGTRRYRYKRSSGSPIVHILQVLVAAARKRGVVKRPPTAAELYEDDRPEHARIAHTAQFPCLDMAAVVAGEEDNEVAGPGGRAAPNPWKLCSVSRVEEVKMVARLMPVWATTILFWTIYAQMITFSVEQATTMDRRVGAGFEIPAASLTVFFVGAIMLTLAVYDRVFIPLCRVLTGKQGFTNLEKIGIGLALSILGMAAAALCEKKRLAVAVAATTGNSTPISVFLLTPQFLLVGAGEAFIYTGQLDFFITRSPKGMKTMSTGLFLTTLSLGFFFSSVLVSLVKGATTWLGDTIDRSRLDYFYWLLAVLSVLNLAAYLVCAKWAATAAATSPEQQQQHTAVADADEKC, encoded by the exons ATG gaggtggagaagaagacgtcggcgtggagcggcggcggcggcggcgggggaaacATGGTGCGGGACGCGGTGGACTACCGGGGATGCCCGGCGGACAGGTCGGCGACGGGggggtgggtggcggcggcgctggtgctgGGGATCGAGCTGTGCGAGCGGCTGTCGACGATGGGGATCGCGGTGAACCTGGTGACGTACCTGACGGGCACCATGCACctccccagcgccgccgccgccaacgtcgTCACCGACTTCATGGgcacctccttcctcctctgcctcctcgGCGGCTTCCTCGCCGACTCCTTCCTCGGCCGCTACCTCACCATCGCCGTCTTCGCCCTCGTCCAGTCCATCGGcaccgccctcctcgccgcctccaccctcgtcacccacctccgcccgccgcccgggGAGCAGCCGACGCCGGTGCAGATGGCCGTGCTCTACGTCTGCCTCTACCTCATCGCCCTCGGCACCGGCGGCCTCAAGTCCAGCGTCTCCGGCTTCGGCACCGACCAGTTCGACGACCGCGACGGCCGGGAGCGCGCCGCCATGGGCCTCTTCTTCaaccgcttcttcttcttcatcagccTCGGCACGCTGCTCGCCGTCACCGTGCTCGTCTACGTCCAGGACCACGTCGGCCGGAGCTGGGCCTACGGCATCTGCTCCGCCGCCatgctcgccgccatcgccgtcttcCTCTCCGGGACCAGGAGGTACCGCTACAAGCGGAGCTCCGGGAGCCCCATCGTCCACATCCTCCAGGTGCTCGTCGCCGCGGCGCGGAAGCGCGGGGTCGTCAAGCGCCCGCCCACCGCGGCGGAGCTCTACGAGGACGACCGCCCCGAGCACGCCCGGATCGCGCACACCGCGCAGTTCCCGTGCCTGgacatggcggcggtggtggccggcgaaGAGGACAACGAGGTGGCCGGGCCGGGCGGACGGGCGGCGCCCAACCCGTGGAAGCTCTGCTCGGTGTCGCGCGTGGAGGAGGTGAAGATGGTGGCGAGGCTGATGCCGGTGTGGGCGACGACGATCCTCTTCTGGACCATCTACGCGCAGATGATCACCTTCTCCGTGGAGCAGGCCACCACCATGgaccgccgcgtcggcgccggcttCGAGATCCCGGCCGCCTCGCTCACCGTCTTTTTCGTCGGCGCCATCATGCTCACCCTCGCCGTCTACGACCGCGTCTTCATCCCGCTCTGCCGCGTACTCACCGGCAAGCAAGGCTTCACCAACCTGGAGAAGATCGGCATCGGCCTCGCCCTCTCCATCCTcggcatggccgccgccgcgctctgcgAGAAGaagcgcctcgccgtcgccgtcgccgccaccaccgggaACTCCACGCCGATCAGCGTGTTCCTGCTGACGCCGCAGTTCCTGCTGgtgggcgccggcgaggcgttcATCTACACGGGGCAGCTGGACTTCTTCATCACGAGGTCGCCCAAGGGGATGAAGACGATGAGCACGGGGCTCTTCCTGACGACGCTCTCGCTCGGCTTCTTCTTCAGCAGCGTGCTCGTGTCGCTCGTCAAGGGCGCCACCACCTGGCTCGGCGACACCATCGACCGCAGCCGCCTCGACTACTTCTACTGGCTCCTCGCCGTCCTCAGCGTCCTCAACCTCGCCGCCTACCTCGTCTGCGCCAAgtgggccgccaccgccgccgccacctcgccggagcagcagcagcagcacaccgccgtcgccgacgccgacgagaaATGCTAG
- the LOC127759952 gene encoding methylesterase 3-like: MPSSTAVVPTAAEASSRIILVHGTGHGGWCWYRVATLLRAAGHRVHAPDLAAFGADARRLRDDDAPTFDDYSRPLLDAVRALPDGERAVLVGHSFGGMSVALAADTLPDKVAAAVFVAALMPDCASPRPDVIEKLPLTDWVDCATDEEHAPPSVLFGPEFMRRKLYQLSPEEDITLSRSLVRVSSYYVDDMRRRPPFGEDRYGAVRKVYVVCGQDQAIVEAYQRRMIAGCPVEEVREIAGADHMAMFSAPVELAGHLADVANTYT, encoded by the exons ATGCCCTCGTCGACGGCCGTCGTCCcgacagcggcggaggcgagcagCCGCATCATCCTGGTGCACGGCACGGGCCACGGCGGGTGGTGCTGGTACAGGGTCGCCACGCTGCTGCGCGCCGCGGGCCACCGCGTCCACGCGCCCGACCTCGCCGCGTTTGGCGCCGACGCGCGCCGgctgcgcgacgacgacgcgcccaCGTTCGACGACTACTCGCGCCCGCTGCTCGACGCCGTCCGCGCGCTCCCGGACGGCGAGCGCGCCGTGCTCGTCGGCCACAGCTTCGGCGGCATGAgcgtcgcgctcgccgcggaCACGCTCCCGgacaaggtcgccgccgccgtgttcgtCGCCGCGCTCATGCCAGACTGCGCCAGCCCGCGCCCCGACGTCATCGAGAAG CTTCCATTGACGGACTGGGTGGACTGCGCGACGGACGAGGAGCACGCACCGCCGTCGGTGCTGTTCGGGCCGGAGTTCATGCGGCGGAAGCTGTACCAGCTGAGCCCGGAGGAGGACATCACGCTGTCGCGGAGCCTGGTGCGGGTGAGCTCCTACTACGTGGACGAcatgcgccgccggccgccgttcgGCGAGGACCGGTACGGCGCGGTGCGCAAGGTGTACGTGGTCTGCGGGCAGGACCAGGCCATCGTGGAGGCCTACCAGCGGCGGATGATCGCCGGCTGCCCCGTGGAGGAGGTGAGGGagatcgccggcgccgaccacaTGGCCATGTTCTCCGCGCCGGTGGAGCTCGCCGGGCacctcgccgacgtcgccaaCACCTACACTTGA